CGCCGTCAGGGTGAGGTCGTTCGCGCTGCCCTGCAGGATCTGGACGAGCCAATGCGCCAGCTCGACATTGCGGTTGCCCGCTCCCTTGGCCTGCCTGAGAGCCTGAAGGAAGCTGTCGTAGCCGACGCGGTTGAGCTTGCCCGTGACGGATTCGAGGCTGATATCGGCCATGGTCGTCCCCTTCAGTGTCCGGCGGTCGCAGTGCGGCTTCGTTTCAGGCGCAGGCTTTCGGCGGGATGGAAGCGGGCGTCGCGGCGCAACGCGCCGGGCTCGACATCCCAGTTCGGCGCCATCCAGCTCGTCCAGCCGAGATGGCCGGATCGCCCGAGCCGCACCGGTTTCACCTCGCCGACCGGCAAGGCGAGCTCGACATCCCATTCGAACTGCTCGCCGAGATGGAAGAACACCGCATCGGCCAGCGGCTCGCAGCGGTCGCCGTTGGGCAGGAAGCGCTCGAACTGCGCGAGGTCGCCAGCCACGATCTTCACGCGGAACTTGTCCTCGACGCTATAGACGCTGGCCCCAAGCAGCGCGTCGCCTCCCAGCGTGCAATGTGCGCCGCCGAGCCGTGTCCGGTCGGCGGGATCGAAGACGAGCCGCATGCCGACGAACTGTTCGATCTCGACATCCGCCTTGAACAACCCCGCCAGGAAACGCCTGAGCCGCGAGGCCGATTTCGCCTGCGCGCCGATCAGCCCTGCATGGGCGAGCTTC
Above is a genomic segment from Bosea sp. NBC_00550 containing:
- the tssG gene encoding type VI secretion system baseplate subunit TssG, encoding MSEEPANPLEKAPSYQARLEAEPWRFDFYAVMRRLERSFPERGKIGDVAARRDEYVALGEPAYLDFPASSIAEADRDGQGRLRLLVKFLGLLGPQGALPLATTEETYHWQIARDDAFPRFLDIFNHRFLQLFYRAWADSRPIAQHDRPDLDRFAAYIGSTVGLGSKPYAGRDSVPDAEKLAHAGLIGAQAKSASRLRRFLAGLFKADVEIEQFVGMRLVFDPADRTRLGGAHCTLGGDALLGASVYSVEDKFRVKIVAGDLAQFERFLPNGDRCEPLADAVFFHLGEQFEWDVELALPVGEVKPVRLGRSGHLGWTSWMAPNWDVEPGALRRDARFHPAESLRLKRSRTATAGH